A region of Armatimonadota bacterium DNA encodes the following proteins:
- a CDS encoding Maf family protein → MTPLPLILASASPRRFELMRQIGLDFEVRVSLIEEDITPPEHHPETYARTLAEHKAVDIGRGISDGIVIGADTIVVLDEQILNKPADEADALRMLSMLQGRTHQVITGLAVLEVRNGQTVRNVVEHVATDVTMREASEDELRAYVATGEPLDKAGAYAIQGRGSVFIEGIVGDYFNVVGLPLFTLAKILARIP, encoded by the coding sequence ATGACGCCTCTGCCACTCATTCTGGCTTCCGCGTCTCCGCGCCGCTTCGAACTCATGCGCCAGATCGGCCTGGACTTCGAGGTCCGCGTTAGCCTCATCGAGGAGGACATCACGCCTCCCGAGCACCATCCCGAGACTTACGCGCGAACGCTGGCTGAGCACAAGGCTGTGGATATCGGCCGAGGGATATCCGACGGCATCGTCATCGGCGCCGACACCATCGTCGTGCTGGACGAGCAGATCTTGAACAAGCCGGCCGATGAAGCCGATGCGCTGCGGATGCTGAGCATGCTGCAGGGCCGGACCCACCAGGTCATTACCGGCCTGGCCGTTCTGGAAGTCAGAAATGGGCAGACGGTCCGGAATGTGGTCGAGCACGTTGCCACCGACGTCACGATGCGAGAAGCATCGGAAGACGAGTTACGCGCCTACGTAGCCACCGGCGAACCCCTGGACAAAGCCGGAGCCTACGCCATCCAGGGCCGCGGCAGCGTCTTTATCGAGGGTATCGTGGGCGACTACTTCAACGTCGTCGGCCTCCCTCTCTTCACGCTTGCCAAAATACTCGCACGAATCCCCTGA